In Pan troglodytes isolate AG18354 chromosome 20, NHGRI_mPanTro3-v2.0_pri, whole genome shotgun sequence, the genomic window AGACTACCTTTCCTACCCACTTCAATGCCTTTCTTCTTGATATTATGTTAAAATCAGGTACTCCGATCACTCATCTAGTTTTCTGGTTCTTATGAATGTGCTTTCTTGCATGAGTAGTTGTTCAGCTCGTGTTCCTGTGGGGAGAAAATTGATGAATGTTTCTCTTTGGCCTTCTTGCtccactgatttttctttttctagatttttacaTAAATTGAATGATACTACATGTAATCatctgcatctggcttctttcactgagcttAAGGCTTTTGAGATTCGTCCATATTATGTATAGGCATCCTTTTATATTGCTGGATAGTGTTCTATTTCATAGAGATGCTACAATTGATTGCTGCCATGGACATTATTATTGTGCAtacccaaaatttatatgttgaaatcctaaccccctaGTACCTCAAAATATGATGTATTTGGAGGTAGGACTTTAAAGAATTAAGTTGAAATCAGCCCATTAGGTTGGACCCTAATCTTaccagtgtccttataagaaattaagacacacagagacaccaggGGTACACATGCATACAGTGATGGCCTtgtgaagagacagaaagagggcaGCCATGtgcaagccaaggagagtggCCTCAGAGAAATCCAACACTGCCAGCATCTTAATCTTGGACTTTAGAATtgttagaaaattaatttctgttgtttgagccacccagtctttggtattgtgttatggcagtcctagaaaattaatacaattaCTCATTCACCTATGGATGGTCATTTGAGAATTTTTAAGTGTTCTAGTTATTGGTTAGATGTGAAGTTTCCATACCTTCTCCCCACAAAGTCAAGGCACATCACCCTCCTGGTACATCAACATGTTCACCAACCAGGAAACTCCACCAAGCGTCTGCGTCAAGAGTTCTAAGTTGGTAGGGAGGAACGAGGAGGGGGTGTCTCATTTTGTAGCTGTGATTAAATCACAACCACATGGCTGACTTCAATCTCTAGTTCCTTTCCTCTCCCCAAAGGTCAATCTGGATCAAAGTTTCAACCCTCTTATTACATGGTTGGTCTTTCTGATGAAGAGCCCCCATTCTGAACCTTTCTAGGAGCCTATAATGAATCACTTCGTTAGTATAAAAAATACACTTCTCTCACTCAAAGGATTACAAGATTTTTGTAGTACTAAGCCTGGGACAAAGATccagatatattttttattacaccACAGActgtatttaatataataattaatagATTTTCTACTGTTAAACCAACTTTAAGATCCTAACAAATCTcaaggctgggggcggtggctcacgcctgtaatcccagcactttgggaggccgaggcaggcagatcatgaggtcaagagattaaggccatcctggccaacatgatgaaaccctgtgtctacgaaaaatacaaaaattagctgggcatggtggtgtgcacctgtaatcccggctactcaggatgatgaggcaggagaattgcttgaacccaggaggcggacgttacagtgagctgagatcacgccactgcactccagcctggcaatagagggagattccatctcaaaaaaaaaaaaaaaaaaaaaaatcctaacaaaTCTCACTAGAATATGACTTATTCTTTCTCTCtaagagatatatagatatatgtattaaatatcttTAGTAGAGGATTTTTCAGATATCGAGTGAGCCTGGTCAGTTGGTATCTTTCAATGGATTTTTGTTTTCCAAGTTTCAACTTACTGAGAAAGGGTTGTTTAAAACAATCACACATTATCCATTATATGTTTCAAAGTTATCTAGTACTATACTATGTTTCATTGCTCCTATCTGTAATATGTGATTTATGttctttctgattaaaaaaaggaGACACcttgaataaattattaaaattgatagaccttccactatatcagaaagaaaaaacatgggTTCATAgattttctcaaaaaagaaaaaactaaataagGTTACTGTGAAAATTAATTCTGAGGCCCTAATACAAAGATGGAGAGCTCAGAGCCCAAAAGTCATCCTGTGTTAAGGAGACATAGCTAAGAGTCTCGGTTTGCCAAGGTAGCTGGAGTCTACAGAGCAGAGTACAGGAGAGAAAAAACTTCAGAGATACAGAGGGCCATCCCCAAGTATTCAGCTGAGTATAATCTGTGTTTGCATATAGAAAAAGACCAGAGGATGGGTAAAGAACCACCTGAAAGGATTATACGGGAAGCAATTCCCAAGGCTTATACAGAAAACATGATAGTTCTCATTTCAACCAGCTTGAGTAAAAAAACCTCATAATTCATGAAGCATTAGGTAGAGAATACAGGAAGGTTGTGTCTCAGTAATGGGAGGGGAATTTGTCTTAAAATGTATGCTGCAATAATCTCATCGAGAAATGCTTAGAATCAAGACTCCCCAAAAGATCATattgtttccaagtaacttaaccatgtaacagaaaaaagaaatcaagaataactatagaaaaaaaaaaatcagtacctAAAATTCAGTGTCCATTCAAAATTAAACCATGTTAACAGTATCAGACAAGGGAGATTTTAGAGAAAGAATATTACCAGAGATTAACAGGATCATAATGATAAAGTGGTCAACACATCAAGTGGacataaaataggaaatatttattattcacctaataaaaacataacaaaatatatgaagcaaaatctGACAGAACTGCAGAGAAGTAAATCCAATTTAATATTCAGAGACGTCAACAATCCTCTTAAAATAATTGCTAGAACCAAAACCACAGAATGtcaataaagatagaaaaaactTAAATAACATCAACCATTTTTACCTAATCAACACTTGTAGAACCCCTTCATCAAACGAGAGTACAGTACACATTTCAAGTGAACATGTAACTCATACCAAGATAGCCCATATTCTGGGCCACAAAGcaaatctcaataaatgtaaataattcaaGTCTTAATGtactctgaccacaatggaattattGCAGAAACTACCAGAAAGATAAgcaaaatccccaaatatttaggaattaaataacatacatttaaaaagagcCATGTGtcaagaagaatttttttaactgGAAAACATCCTAAACTCAACTAAAATGAAACCACATCggctgggctcatgcctgtaatcccagcactttgggaggctgaggcaggcggatcacaagatcaggagatcgagaccatcctggctaacacggtgaaacctcgtctctactaaaaatacaaaaaattagccgggcatggtggcaggcgcctgtagtcccagctactcgggagactgaggcaggagaatggcgtgaacccgggaggcagagcttgcagtgagccgagatagcgccactgcactccaacctggatgacagagcaagacactgtctcaaaaaaaaaaaaatgaaaccacatCAAGCTTGATGGGAGGTAATTAAAGCAGTTCTCAGATAGATTTTTAACATTAACATCTCTTCCCcatattaggggaaaaaaattcaaaggttTGAAATGAAGGACCTCAGCTTCCATGTTAAAAAgtagcaaaagaaatgaaatccaaTAAAAGCAGAAGGCATTAGTAaaactcaaaatggaaaaaaaaaatcccaaaatatcagaaaacagaaaattcaatAATACCAAGTACtttaagatcaataaaattgtaaaattgataaatctctaCCCAAACCAATcaaggttaaaagaaaaatatagacatTACCAGTATCAGGAATAGAAGAGGTTGCACCACTACAAATTCTACaagtatgaaaataatattttgaaaaatttgagtacttaaatgaaacagaaaaactccttgaaagacacaaaccaTCAAAGCTCACTCtagagatagatggatggatggagtgacaaacagatggatggacagacagatgtaTATATAACTAGTATAGCCCTCCATCTACCATGGAAATCAAACTTGTAGTTAGATGCTGTCCTACAAAACACACTTCAGGGCCAGAGCGACAGacagacaacacacacacagacagatgtACATATAACTTGTACAGCCCTCTATCTACCACAGAAATCAAACTTATAGTTAGAAACTTTCCTACAAAACAAACTCCAGGCACAGACAGCTTccttggtgaattctaccaaacatttaaggaagaaataataccaattattcacaaactcttccagagaGCTGAAGAGCAGGAATACTTCCCAACTTACTCTATAAAGCTGGCATTatgctgataccaaagccaaaccTCGGCAAGATataaaattacaaaggaaaaaaagcaagcaagcaagaaagaaaactaggGACAAATATCACTCATGAATATTGGTGCAAAACTTgttacaaaaaagcaaaacaaaacaaaatagcaaatcaaattcaacaatataCTAAATGActaatacatcatgaccaaatgggaattattccagaaatgcaaggttggcttaacattttaaaaaatcagtcaatGTAATTCACATTAAAcaactaaaacagaaaaagaaaaaaaccatataGGATTATGGTCACCAGAGTCCAAGAAAACGCCCCACAAATCCCTATTTTCACCTTTGTGTAGTTCTCTTCCACTTTTAACCAGGATTAGCTAGGGTTACTTATGAAATATAGCAGAAATGACGGCTCATCACTTTCAGTTTAAGGTAATGACAGATACTGTGGCTTTGTTCTTGTGTGAGTTCTCTCCTGGATCACTTGCTTTGGAACTATTTCTCTACAATGGAACACTCTTAGCAAagtacaaatgaaaagaaatgaactatgaAACACAGAACACCACCATGAGCCTTAATTTCAGAGTTTAAGAAGCCAAAAACATTAGAATACATATTAAATTATTCTATTTCTGTAGAATTCTAGGAAATACAAACAAATCTACAGTGACAACGGATCAATAGTTGCCTGGGGATGGgtgaaggaaagggagaaaatataaaaggaatcaGGAAACTTTTGGTTTGAGAAGTGCCAACATgtatcaaaacttatcaaatggTACActataaatatgtgcagtttattgcaAAAATGTTTAGACTGACTTCTGGACAGTAACCTTAGCCATAAGAGACACAGGTATGGGAATATTTCTGTAAACCCTCATAATGGAGCCAGAGTAATGGAAACACATGTGGATGTACCTTTAGAAGGGTCATATTCCCTATAGTTTGCTGCAGTTTTCTCATTCCTTTATTAATCTGGGTTTCTGCACCAACTATGATTCCTACCTGGGCCTTCTGGAGGACAGCCAATATCAACTGCCTACTGAAAAATAGACTTCAGAGATCTTGACATGTCCCATGAGTTCAAATTCTCCTCAAGAAGCCTTGGGAATATGAAGTATCTTCTGGGAACAAGGGACGTAATTCATGTTGCTCCCAGACACATTAGAGATTATCACAACAAATGCCCACTGCTTAGGGTGACCTCGATTACACAAAAAATCTTAACATATAGACCAAAAGATTAGGCCTACAAAGACTGGCATTCTTTCCTTGGAGAGCTGAAGCAGTCAAGTAAGTTAGCTTGACACTAGAATAAGAGCTAGTCTTTGCCATCCTACTATCACTTCAGAGATACAGATAGTTGGAGCTCTCACAAAAGCTGTTCTTCCCTTCATACTGGCTTAGCTCAATTCTGTTCTCAACCCAACCCACAAAGCGAACAGAATCCTCAAGATTTAAGATAGTCTAAAAATTAAGGTATTTGTTGCAAAACCAGAATATGAGGCAGCCAATTTCAGGTCAGGTGTCTTGAAGGCTAGAAAAATTCGTCCCAAGTGCCATGTGAGATCAACTATATCCATGAAGGGAAACCTCTGCCAGTGGTCAGCAGAACAAAGCTCCCATCTTTCTGGCTAAAACTGGGTCATGCTCATGCTTAAACCAGTAGTGGGGCAGAAAAAAAGTGAGAATCCTTGATGGCCTCAGGCTACTGATGATTCCCTCCAGGGAAGGGAATAGTACACAGAGGTCTGTCTTTTGAAACACATTGGGGTTACTTTTGCACAATGCAGGACTCTTCCAGCACAAAGACAGATGGCTTCTAACAGAGGCACTGCCTTGACGAAATTCTAGCAAGAGTCTAGAAAATTCAGCATAGCTCCAGAAGGCTTCCCATATAGCTGGCACTCAGAAGAACCTCCCCAGGGTGAGTGTTTGAGTGTATAAAGTTCTACTTCTGGCTGTTGGCTACACATAAAGCCTATGCTTGGAGCTTCTCTCTGATGTCAGTTATTATGCTGAACAAGGAAACGGAATTATCTCCCATCCTAAggcctttctccagtgtgaattttCCAGTGGCGGATGAGGGAAGCCCTCTGCctgaaggccttcccacattcactgcactTATATggcctttctccagtgtgaattctatGATGCTGAACAAGTACATGTTTGTGGctaaaggcttttccacattcacTGCACACATAAGGCTTTTCACCATTATGAACTCTTTGATGTGCAATAAGGTCAGAGCTTTGGCTAAAGAACTTCCCACATGCGATGCACTCATAAGGCCTTGCTCCAGTATGAACACTCCAATGTTTAATGAGTCTGTATTTGTGACCAAAGTATTTTCCACATTCGCTGCACTCATATGGCCTTTCTCCAGTATGGATACTCTCATGCTGAACAAGTGTAGATTTGTGACTataggctttcccacattcactgcactTGTAAGGCCTTGCTCCAGTGTGTACTCTTTGATGTACAATAAGGTTAGAGCTATGATTAAAAACTTTCCCACATATGCCACACTCATAAGGCATTTCTCCAGTGTGGATTCTCTGGTGCTGAGCAAGTATGGGTTTGCGGCTAAAGGTTTTCCCACATTCACCACACTCATAAGGCCTTTCTCCAGTGTGGACTCTCTGGTGTTGAACAAGTGAGTCTTTGCGGCTGAAGgttttcccacattcactgcattTGTAATGCCTTTTTCCACAGTGAGAGGCCTCCTCACACTTGGTGTTGCTGTGTGGCTTCCACTCATTGTGAGGGGCATGGTGCTGGAAAATGCTTGAGCTGGCTAGGAAGTCCTTACAAGCCTCCCCTGTCACAAAAGACATCTCCGATGATTGCACAGCACAGTTGTTCAGAAGAAAGGGCCTGCTCTTATCCCTTCTAAAGGGTTTCTCTCCACTGTGCTGCTTCTGGTGCTGGTGAAGATTTGCACTGAACCAGAACTGTTtcccacacagcacacacatgtATGGTTTCTGCCCTGGGTGTGTTTCCTGGTGCTCAGCCAAGTGCAAAATGTCTTTTAAGACCAGGCCACATGTCCCACAGGGGTAAGCCTTCTGAGTAGAAGGACCTCCCTTGGGAATCCTGATCTGTGACATTCCTATAGAAAAGCTCGGCTCAAAAGGTATCTCTTCATCCTCCATTCCATGCCAACAACCTGAAAGCAGAGAAATGCTGGTGAAGTACAAATTGGCACAGGTGGAAGAGGGGAAGCCTCACTACAAATATGTGTCTAACACAACTAAGACCAAGGTCATAGGACTGTTGTTAGGACAAGGGTCCAAACTCAAGTTCAGCAAATGTGTACTATACAGTAGTTGGCATCTAAATGTCATAGAATGGAGAAGGCCTCAACTGGGAGAGGACAAAGATGTGGGGTACAGCACAAAAAAGAGGCAGGTCTCAAAGTCATTCACAATCAGATTTTCTTGGCTGCTGGGGACAGTTGAGAGTTGTGCAGGTTATGGTCCATACCAAAGAAAATCAAATTGCTACTCAGTAGTTGGTGTTTAAGGACTATTTGGGCTACACATCTCATGAAACACTAAGTACAGGCCAATGCTGGAAGGCACTGTAGAACAAGCCATGGAGAGGAACAGGTGAGACATGAAGGCAGAGGTATGGAACATCCAGAGGCCAAAGGCCAGAGTATGAAAGGCCAGTGACCTTAGCACTAATACAACTGTAGGCACAAAGAGGCTATGGAATGATATGAGCCCAGCCCTGACATCACACCTTTCCCCAGCTCCTACTCACCAGGGTCACTCCCACCTGGAGTCTCTGTGGCAACAGCTAGGGTCATGTCCACCCAGTCAGGTACCCAGGGCTCACTACCCATCACCAGTGAGGCAACTATGTGGGACATGAAAGATGTATGTCCTAAGGGAAAGACAGAACAGCACTGGTCTGGTTAACCCATATAGAAaactaaatattattaaaataatctcaGAGTAAGGTCTTGCAGGAATAGTGCAGTGGTCCTAGCAAGTAGCGACCATAATGGTCCCTACAATTCCTGACATAGGCAGGCCACAGGAAATGTCAGCTAAAGGAAGAGCGCAGAATCCCATGCACAGAGGTGTCATGGATACAGACAGAGGAATTCAGACAGGGAAAGGACAAGATGGATATGACCCACTGGGCTGACAATACAATGCATAACTCCTGAATCCATGCCTGCAAGGCTCTGAGACAGCAAGCGCTGGGAATGCTCAGAAGGAGAAAGTAGGAGTGCAAACAGCCCAAGCCCAGCACTCACAGAACCTACTCCAGGCACTAAGAAATGAGACAGTGTCCACGGCTCTGACGTAGGAAGGACAAAGATGCCCTGAAAAAAAGGGGAAGGGCAGGACCCAGTCCAAGTCACTGGGGTGGATGTGACGGCCTTACCCAGAGAGGCCATAAGTGCAAAGTTCTCCAGCATCACATCACGGTACAGGAGCCTCTGAGCCTCATCAAGGAGCACCCACTCCTCCTGGGAGAAGTACACGAACACGTCCTCAAAGTTCACCTGCCCCTGCCACAATCGGGAGAGCCAAGTCCATGAGCAGCATCTCTCCCAAGAACCCCCATCCGTGCCCCCACACATCTCCCTCCTGTATACCCTCCTACCTAACTCCTCAACTCAGGAAATATCAGGACCAGGTGTCGTTGGTGTCTTCTCTCGCCTCATGGTCCCAATGGATCACTGTGTCTACCCATAGCAACCACAGGCAGCTGAAGAAGTTGTCGCCCTCTAAGCTCTGTGCTTAGCATACAGGGCCTCACCCTTCTGTAAGCAAATTCCTCTGGGGTCATTAACATCATGCTTACCAGACAACCAAAGATGGGCTTGCCTTTCTCGTTTAAGCCCAGACGTCATCAGTCTACACTTCTTTCCCTATGTACATCACTCTTTGGATCACAGTTATCTCACAACTCTGGCTCTCCACCATCACCTTCCTGGCTCACTAAATGCACTACCACTGTGAAATGAATATTCTCTTTTAACTCCCAATCTACATAATCATCTTTAAGCCATTTCAGGATGATTCCCGCCCCCTTGCTCTTGGTTCCCACCAGACATGACAGAGACCTGCAATTTCTTGAAAACTCCCTTCTCAGTCTCACCTCTAAGTATTTTGCACAGGCTGGTTCCTGTGCCTGGAACAACCTTCCAACCTTATTCCAAT contains:
- the ZNF772 gene encoding zinc finger protein 772 isoform X3, whose amino-acid sequence is MEDEEIPFEPSFSIGMSQIRIPKGGPSTQKAYPCGTCGLVLKDILHLAEHQETHPGQKPYMCVLCGKQFWFSANLHQHQKQHSGEKPFRRDKSRPFLLNNCAVQSSEMSFVTGEACKDFLASSSIFQHHAPHNEWKPHSNTKCEEASHCGKRHYKCSECGKTFSRKDSLVQHQRVHTGERPYECGECGKTFSRKPILAQHQRIHTGEMPYECGICGKVFNHSSNLIVHQRVHTGARPYKCSECGKAYSHKSTLVQHESIHTGERPYECSECGKYFGHKYRLIKHWSVHTGARPYECIACGKFFSQSSDLIAHQRVHNGEKPYVCSECGKAFSHKHVLVQHHRIHTGERPYKCSECGKAFRQRASLIRHWKIHTGERP
- the ZNF772 gene encoding zinc finger protein 772 isoform 2 (isoform 2 is encoded by transcript variant 2) translates to MAAAEPMGPAQVPMNSEVIVDPIQGQVNFEDVFVYFSQEEWVLLDEAQRLLYRDVMLENFALMASLGCWHGMEDEEIPFEPSFSIGMSQIRIPKGGPSTQKAYPCGTCGLVLKDILHLAEHQETHPGQKPYMCVLCGKQFWFSANLHQHQKQHSGEKPFRRDKSRPFLLNNCAVQSSEMSFVTGEACKDFLASSSIFQHHAPHNEWKPHSNTKCEEASHCGKRHYKCSECGKTFSRKDSLVQHQRVHTGERPYECGECGKTFSRKPILAQHQRIHTGEMPYECGICGKVFNHSSNLIVHQRVHTGARPYKCSECGKAYSHKSTLVQHESIHTGERPYECSECGKYFGHKYRLIKHWSVHTGARPYECIACGKFFSQSSDLIAHQRVHNGEKPYVCSECGKAFSHKHVLVQHHRIHTGERPYKCSECGKAFRQRASLIRHWKIHTGERP
- the ZNF772 gene encoding zinc finger protein 772 isoform X1, encoding MLENFALMASLGHTSFMSHIVASLVMGSEPWVPDWVDMTLAVATETPGGSDPGCWHGMEDEEIPFEPSFSIGMSQIRIPKGGPSTQKAYPCGTCGLVLKDILHLAEHQETHPGQKPYMCVLCGKQFWFSANLHQHQKQHSGEKPFRRDKSRPFLLNNCAVQSSEMSFVTGEACKDFLASSSIFQHHAPHNEWKPHSNTKCEEASHCGKRHYKCSECGKTFSRKDSLVQHQRVHTGERPYECGECGKTFSRKPILAQHQRIHTGEMPYECGICGKVFNHSSNLIVHQRVHTGARPYKCSECGKAYSHKSTLVQHESIHTGERPYECSECGKYFGHKYRLIKHWSVHTGARPYECIACGKFFSQSSDLIAHQRVHNGEKPYVCSECGKAFSHKHVLVQHHRIHTGERPYKCSECGKAFRQRASLIRHWKIHTGERP
- the ZNF772 gene encoding zinc finger protein 772 isoform 1 (isoform 1 is encoded by transcript variant 1); this encodes MAAAEPMGPAQVPMNSEVIVDPIQGQVNFEDVFVYFSQEEWVLLDEAQRLLYRDVMLENFALMASLGHTSFMSHIVASLVMGSEPWVPDWVDMTLAVATETPGGSDPGCWHGMEDEEIPFEPSFSIGMSQIRIPKGGPSTQKAYPCGTCGLVLKDILHLAEHQETHPGQKPYMCVLCGKQFWFSANLHQHQKQHSGEKPFRRDKSRPFLLNNCAVQSSEMSFVTGEACKDFLASSSIFQHHAPHNEWKPHSNTKCEEASHCGKRHYKCSECGKTFSRKDSLVQHQRVHTGERPYECGECGKTFSRKPILAQHQRIHTGEMPYECGICGKVFNHSSNLIVHQRVHTGARPYKCSECGKAYSHKSTLVQHESIHTGERPYECSECGKYFGHKYRLIKHWSVHTGARPYECIACGKFFSQSSDLIAHQRVHNGEKPYVCSECGKAFSHKHVLVQHHRIHTGERPYKCSECGKAFRQRASLIRHWKIHTGERP
- the ZNF772 gene encoding zinc finger protein 772 isoform X2, with translation MLENFALMASLGCWHGMEDEEIPFEPSFSIGMSQIRIPKGGPSTQKAYPCGTCGLVLKDILHLAEHQETHPGQKPYMCVLCGKQFWFSANLHQHQKQHSGEKPFRRDKSRPFLLNNCAVQSSEMSFVTGEACKDFLASSSIFQHHAPHNEWKPHSNTKCEEASHCGKRHYKCSECGKTFSRKDSLVQHQRVHTGERPYECGECGKTFSRKPILAQHQRIHTGEMPYECGICGKVFNHSSNLIVHQRVHTGARPYKCSECGKAYSHKSTLVQHESIHTGERPYECSECGKYFGHKYRLIKHWSVHTGARPYECIACGKFFSQSSDLIAHQRVHNGEKPYVCSECGKAFSHKHVLVQHHRIHTGERPYKCSECGKAFRQRASLIRHWKIHTGERP